The Cylindrospermum stagnale PCC 7417 genome segment CCCCCCTTTTTAAGGGGGGCTGGGGGGGATCATCAATCTGTGAAACCTGTCGAGTTTTACCCACAATTTCGACATTGTAATAAACAACTCCGGAGGTTTGGAGAGAAGTCTTTCAGTAAACTTTATGATTTTTCAAACATTCTCAGATGACGAAATGCGATCGCCTACGGTGGGGCGTAGCCCATCGCTAATTTGGCATCACCGCACAGATACAAAAACTCCTGGTAATGACTCCAGCAGCAAGTTACAGCAGTTTTCATTTATTCAGAGACGTTGCATGCAACGTCTCTACCTTCTATCGTTCATTTACCTGAAAATGTCTGTAAATTGGAATTATTTGTAAAAAGATTCTTCTTGGGATTTATCGCTAAACAAACCCAACAGGGGTCCGAGAATTGCCCCAAAGATGAAACCCCCTGCATGGGCCCAGTAAGCAATACCGCCGCTTTCCATGCCAATGTTAGTACGTGCTTCTAAACCGGCGACTCCATAGAAAGCTTGCTGAAGAAACCAAAATCCTAAAAAGAAATATGCAGGTACGCGGAAAGTAGGAAAGAAAATACCCAAAGGCACAACGCCGAGAATTTCCGCTTGGGGAAAGCGGAGAATGTATGCACCCATCACACCTGCGATCGCACCACTCGCCCCCAAAGAAGGAATATTAGAACCTTGGGCAAAGTACCACTGGGTTAAAGATGCTAAAATACCGCAAGACAGATAAAAAAGCAAATATTTGAAATGTCCTAATTTGTCCTCAACATTATTACCAAAAATCCAGAGAAACAACATATTGCCAGCTAGGTGCAATAACCCACCATGCAGAAATTGAGAAGTAATTAAAGTTGCCCATTCCGGGACTGGTTGATTTACCGAAATACCAGCAAAGCTTAAGGTGAGTTCTCGCGGAACTACAGCCGCCAGGTGCAGAAAACCATTTAATGCTTGGGGGGGAAGACTGGCTTCATAAATAAAAGCGAGAATATTCGCTGCAATCAGCACCAAGGTAACATAAGGCGTAGTTTTTGTAGGATTGTCGTCACTAATGGGAACCACTGGCTTTTTTCCTAGTTTTTGAGAACTTAGCCTCAAAATACCGAACTTTACCAGTAATTTCTTCTACCCTGTGGATGGATATTGCTGGGAAATTTGCTAGTACAGCCTAAATCTTGTAACTCTGCCAACGTACTTTCTGCCTAGGATACCCGATTGTGGTAGTTAATAGCAACCTTCGCAAAAGCTTTGTATTTTAAATTTAGAAGCAGCTAGTCTCACATAAGCAAAAGTAATTGGCTCATGCTTGCAGTGGTTATTGAAAAATTACAAAACGCTAAAAGTTAGCTTTTTTATGCCTTTATATCATTCATTTCCTTAAATACGACAATTCAGTTACTTTGCTTAATATGAGTAGTATAGTAATCACTATGGATAATGTCTAACAGGTAACGCCCATAGCTACTTTTATCTAGTAGTTTGGCAAGTTGATCAAGTTGTTCGGCATCGATATATCCTTGACGATAGGCAATTTCTTCAACGCAAGCTATTTTAAAACCCTGCCGTTGTTCTAAGGTTTGAATAAAACAAGAAGCTTGGTGCAGGTAATCGTGAGTACCTGTATCTAACCAAGCGTAGCCTCGACCCAAAATCTCAGATTTGAGTTGCCCTCGTTGGAGATAAACCAGATTTACATCAGTAATTTCTAACTCATTGCGAATAGAAGGTTTAAGCTGGGCAGCAATTTCACAAACCTGAGAATCGTAGAAATAGATACCAGTCACAGCATACATAGACTTGGGAATATCAGGCTTTTCTTCTAAACACACTACCTGCCCAGTTGCATCAAATTCAATCACTCCATAATGCTGAGGTTCAGCTACTCTATAACCGAAGATTAATGCACCCTCACGCAACTTAGCTGCACGAGTTACTACCTCAATTAAACTATTCCCATAGAAAATGTTATCACCTAAAATTAGGCATACTGGGTTGTGATCAATAAATTCTTTAGCCAAAATGAATACCTGTGCAATACCTTCAGGTTTTGGTTGTTCCACATAGCTAAATTTAAGACCCCATTGGCTACCATCTTGCAAAAGTTGCTGAAATAGTGGTAAGTGTGCGGGTGTGGAGATGATCAGAATATCACGAATTCCAGCTAACATCAGAGTGGACAGGGGATAGTAAATCATGGGCTTATCATAGACAGGCATCAAATGTTTACTAATTACCTGTGTTAGCGGGTACAATCGTGTACCAGAACCACCAGCTAAAATAATGCCCTTCATAGTTAATTCCTCAAATGGTTTAGGGTTCCGCTCTTGGTGATAGCACTATTATTCTGTCTTGATAATTTTGCTGAATCCAAGTTTGGTAAGCGCCTGATTGAACTTGCTCTACCCAAGTTTGATTGCTCAGATACCATTGAATTGTCTTTAATAAACCACTATTAAAGTCCTCCTTTGGCTGCCAGCCTAATTCAGAGCAGATTTTGCTACAATCTATTGCATAGCGTCGGTCGTGACCAGGACGGTCTTTGACAAAAGTAATCAGAGAAGAGTGGCTGAAGTTGGGTTTAGATAATAACTCATCGAGGAGCGCACAAATTTTCTCAACAACTGTGATGTTTGTCTGTTCTTTATTACCACCAATATTATAGGTTTCTCCAATTCGACCGTGTTCCAAAACCTGATAGAGGGCTTCGCAGTGATCTAGGACATATAACCAGTCTCGAATATTCTGTCCATCACCATAAACTGGTAAAGGTTTGCCATGCAAAGCGTTGAGAATTATCAAAGGAATCAGTTTTTCGGGAAACTGGCGTGGTCCGTAGTTATTTGAACAGTTAGTGATTAAAGTGGGAAGATTATAAGTTTGAAAGTAAGCTCTTACAAGATGATCAGACCCTGCTTTTGACGCAGAATAAGGACTGTTGGGAGCATAAGCAGTATCTTCCCGAAAAGCTGGATCTGTCGGACTTAAGGAGCCATATACTTCATCAGTAGATATATGTAAAAAACGAAATTGTTCTCGTTTTTGTGGGGATAATTTTTCCCAATAGATTTTACTTGCTTCTAAAAGTTGGAATGTTCCTACTATATTAGTCTGAATAAAATCCTGGGGACTGAGGATTGAGCGATCAACATGGCTCTCAGCAGCAAAGTTAATAACTGCATTTGGTTGATCCTGCTCTAGCAGACTGCACAATAACTCAAGATCACCGATGTCTCCACGGACAAAATGATATGCTGAATCATCCTGCAATTCTGCTAAATTTTGCGGATTGCTGGCGTATGTTAGCTTATCTAAATTGATAATATTAGCCCACTGTTCTTTTCTAGCCTTCAAAATGAAGTTAGAGCCGATAAAACCAAGTCCACCAGTTACTAAAATTGTTTGCATTTCGGTTCATCTGATTTTTGATTAGTAACTCTCTGAAAATAAGGAGCAGTAAACCTACCTGCTGTCTGCTTTTAACAGGGTAGCTAGTTGGCGAAACTAATCAGTAAAAAATAGAGATAGCTGCCGCGTAGAATTAATGACATCTTTATACCTATACTACTTTTTCTGTTTTCTAATTAGAAAGAAAATTAAAAAAATCTTTTTTGCCTAGTAAGTGACCCTTAAATAACTAGTGCTCTTTATTTTCTGAAGCGAGACTAACCTGGTCTAAATGATGAAAGTCATAGGAGGAAATTAGCTATCTCACTATACCAATATCATCTTCAAATGAGGCTAAATTGGCAAAAACCTATTTATTAAATAAACATAAGGGAGACTAAAAAAATGGCTAATTACAACAATGAGGGGAACGTTAAGACAGATAAAATTATACTGTAATAGGGTTGAAGAGAAAGTTAAGTAGTTAATTAAAAAATACTTAAGATAAAATTAGGCAGTGATAGTAGCATAAGATAGATAATATTTAATAGCTGTTGGGAGCTAGGTAAGGGACTTCCAATTTAAAAAATATCCAATCGGTAGGGACACAGCAATGCTGTGTCCCTACAAATCTATGTTTACTGGATAATTTATTTTTTGGTATTCCCTAACTTGATGAGTCAGACTATCAAAGTAGATTTAAAAAATGTTACAATATAGCGGTATAGGCTACTGGTTTCTAGCTTGAATTTCCCGAACTATAAATAGGATTACAACATTGATACCAGTCAAAGAGTTTACCTATTTATCAAGGATTAACTCCTACCGAACTTGAACAAGTTTGCCAGAGTATTAAGTTGTTTTTTAACTAAATTGTCCTATAAAGTAGAGACGTTGCAGGCAACGTCTCTAAATAAATGAACCCTGCTGTTTAAGCTCAATAAACTCATGTTTTTTACCAACTCCCTAGAAAATCAACTCCAACGCTGGAACGATACCATCCATAATCACCCGCAAAATTCTAATGCTTACATTCGTCGAGGGATGGTTAATTTTCAACTTGCCAAAATTGCAGAATCGATTCAAGATTTTGACACCGCAGAACAATTAGATTCTCGTCTTAAACCCTACCTTTGGCAACGTGGTCTATCTTATTATTACGCCGAAAGATTTGCCGAAGGTGCTCAACAATTTGAAATAGATTTAACAGTAAATGCTCAAGATGTAGAAGAAACAGTCTGGCAATATCTTTGCATAGCTCGCGATGAGGGTGTACTACAAGCGCGGAATTCCCTATTAAATGTAAAAAATGACCCCCGGCGAATTATGCGGTCTATATATGATTTCTATGCAGGGAATTGCACACATGATGATGTTTTAAATATTGGGAAATTAGAAGGTTTAAAAGGTAAGTTTTACAGTCATCTTTACTTAGGATTATATTACGAAGTCGAGAATAATCTTGATTTGGCTCAGGAATATATAGTTAAAGCTGCTGATAATTACAAAATTGATGATTATATGTGGTACTTAGCGCAGGTGCATAAAAATCTGCGGGGATGGGAAAATATTAGTTTGCTCGCGTAGCTTGTTCTTCAGACACAGGATAGTCGTACAGAATTTAGTATAAATTCTGGGATCTGTCCCATGTATTATTTTGTGAACGACTTTTTAGGACAATTGGAAGTTGTAATTATTTCCATAATCACTGTCATAACAACGAATATCATTTTGCTCAGAAGTGTCATATGGATCATATCCATAATTTTCAAACCAGATATTCAGCTTTTGAGCATTTGACGGAATATCAATTTCTAGAGGTGTGAGGAAATTATCTTGTTTTTTTCTGAGTGATTTATATTGAACTTGTCCATTATCTTCAAATTGAAAACCAGCCAGAATTTGCCAACTTGGTATACCTCTATAATTTGTTCGTCGGCAAGTTAATCGGCTTTCGTCATAAATGATTTTTAATTGACCGCTTGGAGCTAATTGACCTGTGACGTTTTCTTGCCAATCTTTAGTAAAATCAATCTCCGCAGAACTAACTGCGTAACTAGGACTAACAAACACAAAAGACAAGCTGAATACAACTAAGAAAAGCGCCAGAGATTTTTTAAGGAACTGAAAAATTTTCATGATTTGATTTTCTCTAATTTGATGTACTTGCCTGACGAAGGTTTTTGCCTCAATCAACTAAACCGACAAATACAACAATATATTCTCAGTATGATAGCGAGAATTCAAGGAAAGTTAAGAAAGTTAAACAGGACTGTTAAGGAAGAATTCAGAATCAATACTTAAAGCACTGGAGACTGGACACAAAATATTTATCGAGCAATCGCAATGCGTGCATTTTTCCATTAAGCTGAACTTCCCCAGTTGCAAATGTACTACACAGACTTGTAAGCTCTGAGTTGCAGAATGCGATTGCCTCATAAAGGGTGGTAGATGATTTCTATGCAGGGAATTGCCCACCAAATGATGTTTTAAATGTTGGTCAATTAGAAGAGTTAAAAGAGCAGTTAAAGGGAAGAGTAGCCAGTACAAGAAATTACCAGGGTCAATGGTTAAATGCTGAGGACTGGGTAAAGGCCGAACAGATTATACCTAAACATTCAGGCAGGTACATAATTGATTTCAAACGTCCTATTGGCAGAGTGTATCATTTAGATGGAACTATAACTGAAAATGTAACTCGTGCATTTGTTCAAAGAAATAATGATGGAACTCTCAACTCTTCATATCCTGTTCTAAATAGGTTCATACTGTAAAAATTCCCAAGGAGAGATATAAGTGAATCAAACTCAAAACTTTTCTCTTCAATTCTTAGAACCTTGTTTTAAGAACTGGTTTCTCCCTCCTGAAGATCCATTAGGAGAGCTTTCTCATTTAGAAATGGGACTAAAGCGTTTATGCTTTGAAAATAACTATAAAATCTTATTAGAAATTGGATGCGAAGAACAAGAATTATTTCTAGATCCGGATATAATTCTAGTTTTGGATGAATTACCCGAAAAAGTATCTCTATTATTGTCAGGTAAAAATATTGAGTTAGAATTTCCTGAAAGCTCTATGGTAATTTATTTACAACCTATAGATTTTTGGCAAATAAAATGTATTTGGAAAAAGTATGGATACTCACTTGAACAAAAGACTTTTTTGCTAGATAATCAGCAAGTATTAAATAAGTTACTAGATTTCTTAGCTAGGTTAATTAATATGGCTGTTAATAAAGGTTATATTTCCTTTGAAGAAGGATCTGAATTTATCATACCAATTTCTCGATCCTATTCAGTTAAGACTCCTCCATCCCGGCACATACAGCGACCTCCTTTAAAAGAGGGTTGGGGAAATTAAGCTACCTTTTTAAGGGTAGCCAGTATTGTTTTGTTGGTTTCCCCATAAGTGACTGGCGTGGCTTGGGGGAATCTTCGATGGTTTTTCATCACTAACCTAAAAGTTATTGGTGAGCATAAGATTCAGGTTAACGTCCCAACATTTTATCTCGCAGATGCTTGATGCGATCGCGCAATTTGGCCGCTTCTTCAAATTCTAGCTTCTTCGCCGCCTCTTTCATCTGCGCTTCTAACTGGGTAACCAACGCCGGAATCTGTTCTAACGGTAATTCATCTATATGTTCATCGACGATTTTCAAATCACTTGCATTCAACCGCCGAGATACATCCAAGAAAGACAAAATCGCATTACTTGATTTTTTGATAATCGGTTGCGGTGTAATTCCGTGCATCCGGTTGTGCGCCATTTGAATTCCTCGCCGTCTGTCGGTTTCATCAATGGCTTTAATCATGCTACCTGTTAAATTGTCAGCATACATGATGGCTTTCCCTCGAATGTGACGCGCCGCACGTCCAATAGTTTGAATTAAAGAACGTTCTGCACGCAAGAAACCCTCTTTATCTGCATCCATAATCGCCACAAGGGAAACTTCTGGTAAATCCAAACCTTCCCGTAGCAAATTCACCCCAACCAAGACATCAAAAGTACCTTCGCGCAAATTCTGCAAAATCTCAATGCGCTCAATTGAATTAATTTCCGAATGCAAATATCTGACCCGAATTCCCTTATCTTGCAGATATTCGGTCAAATCTTCCGCCATCCGCTTGGTTAATGTGGTAATCAGCGTTCGTTCATGGAGGTCAACTCTATCTTTAATTTCTCCTAACAAATCATCAATTTGTCCTTCTGTCGGCCGGACATTAATTTCTGGGTCAATTACTCCAGTCGGTCGAATTACTTGCTCAACAATATGATCTTCAGAAATTTCTAATTCCCAATTTCCGGGGGTAGCAGAAACAAAAATACACTGGTTGACTTTTTGCCAAAATTCCTCGGCTTTTAAAGGACGGTTATCAGCAGCGCTGGGAAGGCGAAAACCATGATCTATTAAAACTTTTTTCCTGGCTTGGTCGCCGTTGTACATGCCGCGAATTTGCGGCACGGTGACATGAGATTCATCAATTACTAATAGCCAATCTTTAGGAAAATAATCAATTAAACATTCTGGTGATTCTCCGGCTTGCCTTCCTGCTAGGTGACGAGAATAGTTTTCTACGCCGTTGCAGTAACCGACTTCGCGCAACATTTCTAAATCGTAGCGTGTCCGCTGATCTATGCGTTGCGCTTCTAATAATTTGCCATCGGCTTCTAATGCTAATTTTTGCTGTTTTAATTCGGCGGCGATGTCCTGACAAGCGACTTCTAACCGGTCTTCTGGGGTGACAAAGTGACGCGCAGGGTAGATATTCACTGCTTCCAAACTTTTGATAATTTCACCTGTCACCGGGTCAATATAACGAATTGCGTCAATTTCATCGCCAAAAAACTCAACGCGAATAATTCGGTCTTCGTAAGCGGGGCCAATTTCTAAGACATCACCCCGGACGCGAAACTTTCCCCGTCCCATTTCTATATCGTTGCGGCTATATTGCACTGATGCCAAATCCCGCAAAATTTGACGTTGATTAACTTCCATGCCGATTTGCAGGGGAATGGCTGCTTTTAGGTATTCGGCGGGAATTCCCAAACCGTAAATGCAGCTAATGGAAGCAACGACGATGACATCACGGCGTTCAAATAGCGATCGCGTCGCTGAGTGCCGCAACATATCTATTTCATCATTAATCGCTGCCGTTTTCTCAATATACGTGTCGGTGACGGGAATATAAGCTTCTGGCTGATAGTAATCGTAGTAGCTGACAAAATACTCAACGGCGTTTTTCGGGAAGAACTCCCGCAACTCATTACAAAGCTGTGCCGCCAAGGTTTTGTTATGGGCCAGCACCAAGGTAGGTTTTCCCACTTTCTCAATCACTGCTGCTACTGAGAATGTCTTACCAGTTCCTGTAGCTCCCAGTAACGTTTGGTAACGATTACCTGCTTCGATGCTAGTAACGAGTTGTGCGATCGCATTTGGTTGATCGCCAGTCGGAGCAAAGGGAGCTTGAAGACCAAATTCTGCCATACCGTTTTGCCGAGAATACCCTATCTCATAGTAACGATTCCACCAGGCAACCTTTGCACCGAGTTAGACAAACTCATAAATAGTAATAATTTTTTACAAAAAGTAATTATTCATTTTTACTTATATGTCAGTATTGAAAATACTTATAGCTTTAAGTGATTTTTTCAGGTTAGGCTCTCATAAATATAGGAAAAAAATTTATCTTTACTTAATTATTGTAAAATTCAGTTAACAAGCCAGATGTGTTGAGTTATGAGTATTAGCAGCACTGGCAAAACAATTAGTTTTCGGCAAAACTTGCCAATTCCAAGGGAGAAACAATGGTGGAAGACACAAATAACCAAGATCAGAATTTTAATCCAGATCAAGTCGAGCCAGGTACTGAACAGCCAGTGCAGGATGCTCAAGGGACACTCGCCGTTGCTGGAGTTAGTTCCATTGACAGCAGTGCCTTGAACATCGCTGAAACATTCTCAGCCGCTGGGTTACGTCCGATTAGCGCCAGTAGTTTGCAAGTAGTTGAAACCTATAACTCAATGGGGATTCGTCCAATTGGTGCCCATACATTTGAAATCGTTAGCAGTATTAACTTATCTGGTATTCGTCCAATTAGTTCAAGTTCGTTGGTAATTTCTGAAAGCTATACGTCGTTCGGTAATCGTCCAATGGCATCAAACGATATTGATGATTCGGCAATTTTGATGGGTTTTTTAGATTAGAAAAAGATATCATCTTTATAAATTTATTAAATCGGTTTCTTCACGAAACCGATTTTTTTATTTAAAAAGTCCAGAGCCAAGAATTAGTATTTTGGTAGAAATCCAACTTGCTCAGATAGCACCCTGAGCAAGCGATTATCTAGATGGCAACGTCTAAATTAAGCAAAAACTCTAGTTGCAAGTCGGCTCTACAATAGCATACATTTACTAGCTCTTGTTATCTCTCTTTTTATATATATAGCTAATATACCCTACGACGGAAGGCTTTAGCAAAAACTTTAAGCTACTTTGTAAAGGAGACAACAAATAATTTCAAAGTTGTTCATCAGCTTTGAAACATATTTTTTATAAAATCAGGAGAGCAAAATGAGTTTAGAAGAAAAGGCCAAAGCCACAGCTAAAAATATTGAGGGTAAAGCCCAAGAAGCACTAGGAAATGTGACTGGAGATCCACAAGATAAAGCTGAAGGTAAAGCGAAGCAAGCCGAAAGTGAAGTACGTCACGCTGTTGAAGACGTGAAAGATAATGTCAGAAAAAAGCTTGATTAAGATTTGTAGTATTTTCTGGCAGCAAATCTAAGTCTATGACCCAATACTGCTCATTTCAGTTAAAAACATTTGAGGTTCAGTAACGGGTGAAATAATCGCAAAACCCAACAAATACGTGTTTGTTTGGGTTTTGTAGATCAATCCAACCTTAGCAAGTTTTTATTTTGATATCCTCATTGAGCGTTATTAGTCTATAAAGGCGTAAATCTGACTTAGGATTTGACTGTAAGAGGTTGTTTAAAAAGTATCAAAATTGATCGAGATCCCCCCTTGCCCCCCTTTCCAAGGGGGGTAAAACTTCTTAAAGTCCCCCGTTCGGGGAGCCAGCGCGGTCTTGGGGGTCTCCACGCCACATGCTTCAAGTCGGCGGAGCCGCCCAACGCAGTGGCTCCCCATGAGCGACTGGCGTGGATTTAGGGGTATCTGCTGGTGCTTAACACATCACCAAAAACTTTTCAAACATCCTCTAAGTCGCAGCTATACCCGAATCAATTCCCCTTTGCTCAGTAGGTGATGGTTTTTAAAGTCAAAATTTTTCTAGCTAGACGCGGCGCTCTTTAAATTGAATTACACACAAATATAAACAACATTCATCCGGTACAGCTTGATTAATTGTGTTAAATTTCAAGCCTTTGGTCTTCTGGCAATACCACGTACCATTTCGGAAATTACCCACTTTAAACAGTAGCTAGGTATGTATTCTCAAGTTTCGGAGCAATCCCATAGTGGCAGGGATGATCAGCATCGCTGCGGCTAAGTGGCTGTATAGTCGCAAATAACTACCGCAGTCCAAAATAAAAATCTAGAAAAAAAGGGTGGAAAATAACCACCCTTCTTTTTTTTGGAGCAAATCGCTCAAAAAATGGATTAAACAGCCGCTAATTCTGGTGCAGGACGCTTGCTGTTGCGAATATTGGTAATCGCCTCGGCATAATCGGGAGCATTAAACACAGCGGAACCAGCGACGATCGCATTAGCTCCCGCTTCCAAAACTTGCCAGGTATTATTTGCCTTCAGTCCCCCATCCACTTCAATCCAGGGATCAAGACCGCGTTCATCACACATCTGGCGCAGTTTGCGAATTTTGGGCACTACTGTGGGAATAAAGCTTTGACCACCAAAACCGGGGTTGACGCTCATAATTAGCACCAAATCGCACAAATCTAAGACATATTCAATTAGCTCTAGAGGAGTACCGGGGTTAAGTACAACTCCAGCTTTTTTACCGAGTTCTCTGATTTGTCCGAGTGTGCGATGCAGGTGGGGCGAAGCATTATGCTCGGCGTGTACAGAGATAATATCAGCACCCGCTTTGGCGAAACCCTCAACATACTTTTCTGGTTCCACAATCATCAAGTGGACATCCAGTGGTTTTGCTGTAATGGGACGAATCGCCTCCACAACCAGAGGGCCTATCGTAATATTAGGTACAAAACGACCGTCCATTACATCAACATGAATCCAATCTGCTCCTGCCGCGTCTACAGCGCGAATATCGTCACCTAGGCGACTAAAGTCGGCTGATAAGATGGATGGAGAAATCACAATGGGCTTTTTAGATAGGTTTTGGGTCATGGCTGGTGGGTTTTTAAGCGTCCTCGTCTGTAGGCATTGTAACAAAATATTGAGTCCATGCTCATAACTTTGATCCCGCCATTGTGATTCAGGGAGGGAGAATAAGAATTAACAACCAACAACAGACAACTGATAATGGGCAACAAACTAACCTGGGTAATTTGGGGATTGAGTGTTTCCTGCTTGAGTTTGCCAGTGTTTGCTTCAGCTTTAGGATCTTCTTTGGGAAGTCAGGGCATTGATGCGCTGAAACTACACCAATCTCCTTACAATTTAATCGGGCGCAAAATTGCCATTGGTCAGGTGGAAATTGGGCGTCCGGGAATGTTCGGGTGGGATAAAACGGGAGCGAAGAATCGTGCCATATCACCAGTGGCGGTATTTTTACGCAATGGGCCAGCTAAGTCAAATAGCGGTGTTGACCCCCACGCCTATAATGTTGCTGGTGTGATGGTGAGTACAGACAAAGCCTTACCGGGAGTATCCCCAGGAGCAAGACTGTATTCATCTGCTGTGGGTTCTACGAAAAACATGGGACAGCCAGAAGAGTGTTTATCGGCGCAGCACGTAGCCTTACAGAACGGCGGCGATGTCCGTGCCATTAACTTCAGCTTTGGCGAACCCCTGAACCGCGACCCAAGACCGGAGGCTGTTTTAGATGGCAATGCTTTACTAACCTTATGTATTGACTGGTCTAGTCGCGTTCATGATGTTGTGTATGCGATCGCAGGCAACCAGGGTAAGGGCGGTATTCCCATTCCTACCGATAATTTTAACGGAGTCAACGTGGCTTTTTCATCCCGGCGCGGGGGAATTTTTAATAAAGTAGATGTTTCTAATCTGGCGAGTACTAATCCAGGAGTTAATCAGCGCCTAGCTGGTAAGGAGTTTAATCTGGGTGAACGCCGCGCCATTAGTTTAGTTGCACCAGGGAGTAACATTCCTGTGCTTAATTTAGATCGTAGGCAAAATAAGGTTACAGGTACAAGTTTTGCTGCGCCTCACGTTACAGCTACTGTGGCTTTATTACAAGAATTAGGTGATGGACAACTGCGGACAAAACAACCGAATTGGACTACTGATTCTCGGCATCATCAAGTAATGAAAGCTGTATTGCTGAATTCAGCCGATAAAATTCAAGATAGCGGCGATGGTTTGCGGCTAGGAATGACTCGGACATTAATTGATAAACAAAATCAAGACTGGTTAGCAACCGATACCTACCAAAATCCCAAAATTCCCTTAGATTCCCAAATGGGAACGGGTCATTTAAATGCATTTCGCGCTTATCAGCAATTTAGCCCCGGTCAATGGCAGCCATCAGCCTCAGTCCCAGTTATTGGTTGGGATTATCACACAGTTGATGCCGGGGCTGCTGTTGAATATGCCTTCTTCAAACCGTTAAAGCAAAAAAGTTTTGTGGCGATTACCCTCACTTGGGATCGTTTGGTCGAACTAGATGATCAAAATAAAAACCAGCAGTATGATGCAGGTGAGAATTTTAGCGATCGCGGTTTGAATAACCTTGACCTCTACTTAGTAAAAGCTGATGCCAAAAAAACCGATGCTGGTACGGCTTGCTCCTCAATCAGCCAAATCGATAGTGTAGAACATATTTTTTGCCCCGTTCCTGCTGCTGGCAATTACAAAATCCGCGTCCAGTTTCGCCAACAGGTAAACGAAGCCACTCAACCCTATGCTTTAGCTTGGTGGACTGTACCAGCAAAGTGAAATCCGAAGTCTACCGATAAATGTGGGGTTTGACCCTACATCCGCTTTTTGTGCTTATATGATATATGCAAAAAAGTATTTATCCCGGAAGTGAAACTTCTAAATATAAGAGAGAAATTCACC includes the following:
- a CDS encoding S8 family serine peptidase — translated: MGNKLTWVIWGLSVSCLSLPVFASALGSSLGSQGIDALKLHQSPYNLIGRKIAIGQVEIGRPGMFGWDKTGAKNRAISPVAVFLRNGPAKSNSGVDPHAYNVAGVMVSTDKALPGVSPGARLYSSAVGSTKNMGQPEECLSAQHVALQNGGDVRAINFSFGEPLNRDPRPEAVLDGNALLTLCIDWSSRVHDVVYAIAGNQGKGGIPIPTDNFNGVNVAFSSRRGGIFNKVDVSNLASTNPGVNQRLAGKEFNLGERRAISLVAPGSNIPVLNLDRRQNKVTGTSFAAPHVTATVALLQELGDGQLRTKQPNWTTDSRHHQVMKAVLLNSADKIQDSGDGLRLGMTRTLIDKQNQDWLATDTYQNPKIPLDSQMGTGHLNAFRAYQQFSPGQWQPSASVPVIGWDYHTVDAGAAVEYAFFKPLKQKSFVAITLTWDRLVELDDQNKNQQYDAGENFSDRGLNNLDLYLVKADAKKTDAGTACSSISQIDSVEHIFCPVPAAGNYKIRVQFRQQVNEATQPYALAWWTVPAK
- the rpe gene encoding ribulose-phosphate 3-epimerase — translated: MTQNLSKKPIVISPSILSADFSRLGDDIRAVDAAGADWIHVDVMDGRFVPNITIGPLVVEAIRPITAKPLDVHLMIVEPEKYVEGFAKAGADIISVHAEHNASPHLHRTLGQIRELGKKAGVVLNPGTPLELIEYVLDLCDLVLIMSVNPGFGGQSFIPTVVPKIRKLRQMCDERGLDPWIEVDGGLKANNTWQVLEAGANAIVAGSAVFNAPDYAEAITNIRNSKRPAPELAAV